One window of Candidatus Coatesbacteria bacterium genomic DNA carries:
- a CDS encoding DUF3800 domain-containing protein, whose amino-acid sequence MGGLRRGLANGVHNSLRPTLMSWLLFVDESGHDHKNTPFEVRGGVAIKDERIWPFIRQIKALEIALFSREMKSFIKEIKGEGDNPQGKEIIVYHQTCIDFAQKLMQLLIDNNAVIFASMIPKGVQKPYGASEENYLRKDMVFLFERYFYFLERENEYGLIVMDETDKKEDLNFVNRLQKYFTLTANGRYRTSRIIPVPFFVSSDMSYPVQAADVCIYCINWGFRLPFFDDKIEYRSEIGEEFGPSLSRLQYKGKIGFEDETKDIFGIVYVPDPYTSRS is encoded by the coding sequence GTGGGCGGGCTTCGTCGAGGCCTGGCGAACGGGGTTCACAACTCATTAAGACCAACACTTATGAGCTGGTTGTTATTCGTTGACGAGAGTGGTCACGACCATAAGAACACCCCTTTTGAGGTGCGTGGGGGTGTGGCAATTAAAGACGAAAGAATATGGCCCTTTATACGCCAGATAAAGGCCCTTGAAATAGCTTTATTTAGTCGTGAAATGAAAAGCTTTATTAAAGAGATCAAAGGGGAAGGAGATAACCCTCAGGGAAAGGAAATAATCGTCTATCACCAAACCTGTATCGACTTTGCACAAAAATTAATGCAGCTATTAATTGACAATAATGCAGTAATATTTGCTTCTATGATACCAAAAGGGGTACAAAAACCATATGGAGCGAGTGAAGAAAACTATCTACGGAAAGATATGGTCTTTCTATTTGAAAGATACTTTTATTTTCTTGAAAGAGAAAATGAATACGGTTTAATAGTAATGGATGAAACTGATAAAAAGGAAGATCTCAATTTTGTCAACAGATTACAAAAATATTTCACTTTAACAGCTAATGGACGCTATAGAACATCGCGGATAATACCTGTACCATTTTTCGTTTCTTCTGATATGTCTTATCCAGTTCAAGCTGCTGATGTTTGTATATATTGTATAAACTGGGGTTTCAGGCTACCCTTCTTTGACGATAAAATCGAGTATCGTAGTGAAATAGGTGAAGAGTTTGGTCCAAGTTTATCAAGACTACAGTATAAAGGTAAAATTGGTTTTGAAGATGAAACTAAGGATATATTCGGTATTGTTTATGTGCCTGATCCATACACCTCAAGATCATAA
- a CDS encoding KpsF/GutQ family sugar-phosphate isomerase: MTLSNEQLLAAGREVLEIEAAALEALADRLDDSFAEAVRLLRDCAGRAVVTGIGKSGHVAGKIAATLSSTGTPAFFMHPGEAVHGDLGMVAPGDVVLAISNSGRTEELLALLPRLADLEAPVVALVGDAASPLAAAATVVLEAAVEREACPLNLAPTTSTTAALALGDALAVALMELKQFKADDFARFHPGGRLGQRLRSLSVAELLISGDEFPVVGVDASFDAVVAELATKRQGIVVVTAADGALAGVVSNGDVLRMLADGRTAGLIARRMLNPEPKTIAPTASAEDAVALMETHNITALVVVDDGRPLGLIHLHDALGRRQFWTRKA, from the coding sequence ATGACCCTTTCGAACGAACAACTCCTAGCCGCTGGGCGCGAGGTGCTGGAGATCGAAGCCGCCGCCCTGGAAGCCCTGGCCGACCGCCTCGACGACTCCTTCGCCGAGGCGGTCCGCCTGCTACGCGACTGCGCCGGACGGGCGGTGGTCACCGGCATCGGCAAGAGCGGTCACGTGGCGGGCAAGATCGCCGCTACCCTCTCCTCGACGGGCACGCCGGCCTTCTTCATGCACCCCGGTGAGGCGGTCCACGGCGATCTGGGCATGGTGGCCCCCGGCGATGTGGTGCTGGCGATCTCCAACTCCGGCCGCACCGAGGAGCTGCTGGCCCTGCTGCCCCGGCTAGCCGACCTGGAGGCCCCCGTCGTGGCCCTGGTCGGCGACGCCGCCTCCCCGCTGGCCGCGGCGGCGACGGTGGTCCTCGAGGCCGCCGTCGAGCGCGAAGCCTGCCCGCTCAACCTGGCCCCGACGACCTCGACGACGGCGGCCCTGGCCCTGGGCGACGCCCTGGCCGTGGCCCTGATGGAGCTCAAGCAGTTCAAGGCCGACGACTTCGCCCGCTTCCATCCAGGCGGCCGGCTGGGTCAGCGGCTGCGCTCCCTGAGCGTCGCCGAGCTGCTGATCAGCGGCGACGAATTCCCCGTCGTCGGCGTCGACGCCTCCTTCGACGCCGTCGTCGCCGAACTGGCGACCAAGCGTCAGGGGATCGTCGTCGTCACCGCCGCGGACGGCGCCCTCGCCGGCGTCGTCTCCAACGGAGACGTCCTGCGGATGCTGGCGGACGGCCGGACGGCGGGCCTGATCGCCCGCCGGATGCTCAACCCGGAGCCCAAGACCATCGCCCCCACGGCCAGCGCCGAGGACGCCGTGGCGCTGATGGAAACCCACAACATCACCGCCCTCGTCGTCGTCGACGACGGCCGGCCCCTGGGGTTGATCCACCTCCACGACGCCCTCGGGCGGCGGCAGTTCTGGACCCGCAAGGCCTGA
- a CDS encoding HAD hydrolase family protein produces the protein MTRGEIYADAAGVPLKLFNVKDGMGLFLLGRAGIARGVITGKTSEAVRRRCAELQLEFCRQGVIDKGALLEDLLGECGCRAAEYAYIGDDLNDLPLLERAGLACCPADAAVDVRRRVHYVCAAPGGGGVVREVCELVLRAKGLWAGFVEAWRTGFTTH, from the coding sequence ATGACCCGGGGTGAGATCTACGCCGACGCCGCCGGTGTGCCGCTGAAGCTCTTCAACGTCAAGGACGGGATGGGCCTGTTCCTCCTCGGCCGCGCCGGGATCGCCCGCGGGGTGATCACCGGCAAGACCTCGGAGGCCGTTCGTCGGCGCTGCGCCGAGCTCCAGCTCGAGTTCTGCCGTCAAGGAGTCATCGACAAGGGCGCCCTGCTCGAGGACCTTTTGGGGGAGTGCGGCTGCCGGGCCGCGGAATACGCCTACATCGGCGACGACCTCAACGACCTGCCCCTGCTCGAGCGGGCCGGTCTGGCCTGCTGCCCCGCCGACGCCGCCGTCGACGTCCGCCGACGGGTCCACTACGTCTGCGCCGCCCCGGGGGGCGGCGGTGTGGTGCGCGAGGTCTGCGAGCTCGTCCTGCGGGCGAAGGGCCTGTGGGCGGGCTTCGTCGAGGCCTGGCGAACGGGGTTCACAACTCATTAA